From one Suicoccus acidiformans genomic stretch:
- the pip gene encoding prolyl aminopeptidase, translated as MYVNTPILDAFYLSVGSGHELYVETAGNPQGIPVIFLHGGPGGHVSEASRRFFDPEAYFIILFDQRGTGQSKPFLSLEANTIFHSVADMECLREHLGIEAWYVFGGSYGSTLALTYAIHHPDRVKHLILRGIFLGRQEDIDWLYQAGASYFVPEAFDRFKNFIPEQEQGQLVEAYYQRLTQGKPAMRQQASKLWADWESSVINLVPQIPTGQERVSPSDMSYALLEAHYFVHGVFGSQDQYILEHSDRLQEIPMDIVHGRYDINCRPIGAYLLKRAVPQAKLHLIEKGAHNPYERPMMEKLLAIMNHLKHAD; from the coding sequence ATGTATGTAAACACACCAATTCTCGATGCATTTTATTTAAGCGTAGGTTCTGGCCATGAATTATATGTGGAAACGGCTGGCAACCCCCAGGGCATTCCGGTGATTTTCTTACACGGGGGTCCCGGAGGGCACGTTAGTGAGGCCTCTCGCCGCTTTTTCGACCCGGAAGCTTACTTTATCATTCTCTTTGATCAGCGAGGAACCGGGCAAAGTAAGCCTTTTTTAAGCTTGGAAGCTAATACGATTTTCCATAGTGTAGCGGATATGGAATGCCTTCGTGAACACTTGGGAATTGAAGCTTGGTATGTCTTTGGGGGTAGCTATGGTTCTACCTTGGCCTTAACCTATGCGATTCATCATCCCGACCGGGTGAAGCATTTAATTTTGCGGGGGATTTTCTTAGGACGCCAGGAAGATATTGACTGGCTTTATCAAGCAGGGGCGAGCTATTTTGTTCCGGAGGCCTTTGACCGTTTCAAGAACTTTATTCCCGAACAAGAGCAAGGTCAACTGGTAGAAGCTTATTACCAACGCCTCACCCAAGGAAAGCCAGCAATGAGACAGCAAGCGAGTAAGCTTTGGGCCGATTGGGAGTCCAGTGTGATTAACTTAGTACCACAAATTCCTACCGGCCAAGAAAGGGTTAGCCCAAGTGACATGTCCTACGCCTTACTTGAAGCCCATTACTTCGTCCATGGGGTATTTGGCAGCCAGGACCAGTATATTCTCGAGCACAGTGACCGCCTGCAAGAAATCCCCATGGATATCGTTCATGGTCGCTACGACATTAATTGCCGACCGATTGGGGCCTATTTATTGAAGAGGGCTGTCCCTCAAGCCAAGCTTCATCTCATTGAAAAAGGCGCCCATAATCCTTATGAGCGCCCTATGATGGAGAAATTACTGGCCATTATGAATCATTTGAAACATGCCGATTAA
- a CDS encoding phosphatase PAP2 family protein, producing MKYRQIRYLTIGAGILLAIMLMLALFTSHRLDHTDEAFSQWVFTWRQPVLDTFFATVTDLAGAFGIIVLSTIIVLTLVFYFHQRTLAFWYALMMLVSNLLVNPLLKNVFQRERPALSVRLVEAGSYSFPSGHSLGAVTAFGGLMLILAYLYRNKNWRTPTNIGLLLLIGLIGFSRIYLGVHYLSDVLTGFALGAFCLGLSVEILNRHVSNDS from the coding sequence ATGAAGTATCGTCAAATTCGTTATCTAACTATTGGTGCAGGGATTCTCTTAGCCATCATGCTAATGCTAGCCCTATTTACCAGCCACAGGCTTGACCACACGGACGAAGCTTTTAGTCAATGGGTCTTTACTTGGCGTCAGCCTGTTTTGGATACATTTTTCGCCACAGTGACGGATTTAGCTGGCGCATTTGGAATTATCGTCCTCAGCACCATTATTGTGCTTACCCTCGTCTTTTATTTCCATCAAAGGACGCTTGCTTTTTGGTATGCGCTGATGATGCTAGTCAGCAATCTCTTGGTTAATCCACTTTTGAAGAATGTATTTCAGCGGGAACGCCCGGCTTTGAGTGTCCGATTGGTTGAGGCAGGGAGCTATTCCTTCCCTAGCGGGCATTCTTTGGGAGCAGTTACGGCCTTTGGGGGGCTGATGCTGATTCTTGCCTACCTCTATCGAAACAAAAACTGGCGGACACCGACAAATATTGGCCTCCTCTTATTGATTGGCTTAATTGGCTTTTCGCGCATTTACTTAGGTGTTCACTATTTATCGGATGTGCTGACAGGCTTTGCTTTAGGCGCTTTTTGCCTAGGCTTATCAGTAGAAATACTTAATCGGCATGTTTCAAATGATTCATAA